The region AGGTTTTTCAtgggagggtgttggagaggtggaggctgaaaATGGAATGAGTTTGGGGAAGCTAAGGAGCTTAAATGGGGAttaaaccatgaaaatagggtttgggcgcTAATtgcgtacgcctaacgtactcatGATGccctagtatgcccaacgtacgcgaCTTAACCCAAAACTGTCCAAATTTCAAacggtcgtaacttcttcgtttcaactccgatttcaacgatctttatatccacgaaaaggtattgcggagctctacaaccctatctaattaattttgacttaaaacacatcgaaataaaatccataattcataaaCGAAGTCTAAAACattacttttcccattttaccccttgactcCAAAGCGCAAACCGAACTCTTGGATCATATAATCTACATTGCCCACATCTAAATGGGTATAAACCTCTCTTTCCCAAAGTCCgaagccttatgatacttgatcttTGGGTCTCGACCCCAAACTATGAAACGActcgaaacagggtgttacatcaATCGTTGTAGTTGTTGTCCATTAAAACATCGTTTACTTGCATCTGCTTAGGATATTATGAGAAGTGGATGTAGTATGGTGAATTGGAGTCGATGTTATTGGCCGCTCCATCCTTCGATGACTCTTGTTTGTCTCCCACCATTTATGGAACGTGATTTTCTAAAGCGGGTGTGAGACCTGCTCTGATAACATAAACAAATTGATTATCAGAAAAGCTCTCTTTCATTTATTCacaaaaaagatatatataaaaACCAGTAAGCATAATCGTCATTCTAAATAAACTCTGACCAAAATCTTATAAAATAGGAAAAGATAAACGAAAACAAATTATAGTAATCTTCTATGATAATAACAAGATTTCTTTATTCACATGTTAAATTTATACGAATCATACAAGCTTTTTTACATTCAGTGGAAAGAAATGAACAACCAAATATCAATCTaacataataacttaataaaaaaaattgaaaaaaaaaggtttCCAACGACGTATATTGACTATATTCTATTAattcataaataatttttttatatatatatatatatatatatatatatatatatatatatatatatatatatatatatatatatatatatatatatatatatatatatatagacaagtaggttcatgcgaaaacataaatatcttacgaaaacgcgaaaacagattttatcttataaaaatcaaacacaagtactataaaatttaaatttattaacaataaattaaagataataagtttaCATTGGATTGTGTTATGATTATATAGATTTAAAGACGGTTTTAACAACTATTTTTTTCACGTCCTTAACCACTGTTAAATTCAAGTTTTCACAACAAAAATGTCAAAAATCATGCTttgttaatatgaaaaaatttctTATGTATCATCGATTATCATCATGTAGTTCAAAGTTTGGATGGATTGTACAAAATATAAGGTTGAGGTGACACAATCTCATAGTTTTCTCTTGTTTTCGcgttttcgcaaattatttgcattttcgcatcaatcctccatatatatatatatatatatatatatatatatatatatatatatatatatatatatatatatatatatatatatatatatatatatatatatatatagtcggtTTGACGGGTTGACCCGTGAACCCATAAATGTAAGTCAACCCAACCCATCAAATAAATGGATTGGAGGGTTGGCTGGTTAGAATTTTtaacccaaacccgtttattttcaTGTCGGGTTACGGGCTGGGTCAAAACTTGCCACCCCTATAATCAAGTTCATTTTAGTAATTGCCAACACTATTTGACTTCCCGTTAGATCAAAGAGACGATGTGAATAACTATATGGACGATGGATGATAATCATCAAACATGGTATGATGATGATTTTAGTGTTACTAACAATTTGGTGTAATTGTAATAAACACAAGTATCCAAAGGCTTTTAATTTATGATTTAATACAAATTAGGAGGTGCGGAGTGTAGACTTGTATATATATAAGACTGGTTTAATCACATTTACTACAAAGTACAACGGTCAAGACGCGTCGGAGTTTCCATAAGAAAGAAACACATGCAAACATATCGACTAACCTGTGGGAAAGAAGATCAACACTTAGACCGACCgacattttgtgtttttttttcgaTGGATAAGTGGGAAACATGGATGTATGGATCTAATAGGAGTTTCCCCTCTCGTGGGCTTGATGAGTATATGATTCATTGTGGAAGAAACTGTTTTAAAAGTTGTTTCATACAAagtaacaaaacaaaagaaagctTGCATGGATAATCAACATATATGTATACCTTTCACATTTGTATTTGATACTTTTACTTTCTAGCGCTAgatgttgttgatcttgttggTGATTTTAATAATACCAACATATTTTAGTGTAGTTATTATTAATTTTGAGATAAGTTGAGTATATTTACTCGCTAAGACTGGAGGTAGAGGTGCACACTTAAAGTGATAATTGTGAACTCAAGAATACATGGTTCAAAGGTAGCACCCTGGTGTACAAGGTTCCAAGGGGCATCGCCCCTTGTGGGGTCCAAGGGATAAAAGCCCTTGGTACTCCTAAACATAAATGGATTTTTATAATAGGAAATAGTCCAGTCATGTATTTTCCCACCAAAAAAGGTTGTGACATCACATCATTGTGACGTAAGAATTTGTTATGCCTTATAACCACTTGTTTTGGTGCCATTTGGTATGTAACCAACTTATAACCGTCATCTTTCTTGTATAAAAGGAAGATAGATGTTCTAGTAAATGGTTAACACTTTTGATACAAGAAATTAATCATATGTTCTCATCTATCTCACCAAAAATGCAAAACATCAAGGTATTTTTTGTGTTTCGAATCTGAAAGTGGCATGACTTCTAAATTGTCATATTTGGATTATTGCAAATCAGATTTTGTGATACCCCGAGTTATAGGGTCGAAATCATAAATTCTAAAAAATGACTACATTCACTATTCTAAAATTATCCTAATTTATATTGATTTTCTTAGACTAAAAACTAATAGACTTTTTAATAGAATGTAAGAGTTATACGTAGTAATATTATGACTTCAAAGATATATGAACTTTGTTTAAAAAAAAGGTTTGCAATTCAAAAACTTGTTTTCGGGTTGTCTTTTATCTCAGTATAATTTACAATATTATTTAatcatgattaattaatatacaaTTTGAAACAATTTTATAAAGTAGTTCCTCACTTTGTTGTTATATTTAACTTTAATatatcaaaatacaaaataaaatgtaAAAGTACATAATGAAAACGACACAACAGTGAAAATAGGAAcccaaaaaaataatatttttttagaagGGTTTGACTGACAGGCTTTACAAACAACCCTCGCTCTGTGCCTCTCATTTCCAAAGCACACGCTTCTTTGTTTGCCTGCTCTGCTCTGCTCTTCTCTCCCCCACCATCTTTCTCTGAAACAACAATGTCGAACTCGAACAGATCAAAATCAAATAAGAGCTTCTTCATGCCACTATTTTGTCGAGCCTCCATAAACGACACCGTCAAACCCGCCAAATTCTCCGAAACCCCCGCCACAGATCCTTCATCACCAAAACTCAGCTGTATAGGCCAAATCAAGAAGagatccaccaccaccaccaccaccaacagcaacaacaacaccaaccgTTTCCTCGCCTGCAGATTCTCCGCTTCCACCAACGCGAAATCCTCCGTCTATTCCAGCTTCAGTTACACTAAACTCCACAGACTCTTCTCCGGCAAAAACCTAATTTCTCCAGCTATTGACACTGCTTCTATCAACAACTGTAGCAGTAAATGTATTACGAATCGAAGCAACAGTTGCAACAGCAGAGGAAGAAGAGGTGTTAACACGAAGAAATATTACATGACTAGTAGTGATGATCCGGTTCTAATGAGAGTTATGGTGGCGGAAGAATTAGATCCGCCGTTGCCTGTAGTGAAATGTGGCCGCCGAGATCAGGAAACGAACGTAAATCTATGGAAGAGACGTGGAATCGAAATGAAAACACTCCAGATTCAGCCGATTCAATTGTCCATGGATCATCATAATACTAACAATAACAATGTCAATCGCAATTTTTCACTTCAAACATCCGCAAAAACCTTTTGATGAACGGATGAATCGATAAGGTAATTATTAATTATCCCCAAGATTCGAGAGGATATTTGAATattgaaacttttattaaattattgCTTCTTTTTTGGTTTTTTCTGTGGATGACACCACACTTTCGCTCTGTTTTCACGTGTTCATGTATTCAAACTTTGGAACATAGCTTGTGGTCAGGTTATTACTCGATTTTCTTTTTGTGGCTGGCTAGATTCCAAAAATGTTCTAATCACACACCACACAGGGCAAAAAAGATCAATTTTTGGcaaattttcctttgaaaatttaTCATCACACTCGAGGTTTTATGGTAACTTTAGTTTCATTATTTTCGTTCAGTTCAAGTCATATTACATGACATAAATCACTTAAACACTTTCGATAATGTATATATAATCAAACTATTCATCTTTTTGATCCAGATTAAA is a window of Lactuca sativa cultivar Salinas chromosome 1, Lsat_Salinas_v11, whole genome shotgun sequence DNA encoding:
- the LOC111913481 gene encoding uncharacterized protein LOC111913481, translated to MSNSNRSKSNKSFFMPLFCRASINDTVKPAKFSETPATDPSSPKLSCIGQIKKRSTTTTTTNSNNNTNRFLACRFSASTNAKSSVYSSFSYTKLHRLFSGKNLISPAIDTASINNCSSKCITNRSNSCNSRGRRGVNTKKYYMTSSDDPVLMRVMVAEELDPPLPVVKCGRRDQETNVNLWKRRGIEMKTLQIQPIQLSMDHHNTNNNNVNRNFSLQTSAKTF